Below is a genomic region from Argiope bruennichi chromosome 3, qqArgBrue1.1, whole genome shotgun sequence.
ATGAAGATGGTTAACAGTGCTTCACATGTAGCTTTGGCAGCTAAACTGGTTAGTGGTACTACCTCAGCCCATCTCGTGTGTTCATCAActagatataatatatatctgtgaCCTTTTGCACTCGGCGGATCTATAGGTCCAATGATGTCGATGTTTACAACTTGGAATGGCAATTCTGGTCTTGCCACAGGAGTAATTGGTACTCTGTCCTTTTGATTTATTCGCTTTGCCAACTGACACTCTTTGCACTGTTGACAAAAAGCTATGACATCTTTGGATATTACATGCCAGTAAAAGGAATACCTTAGTCTTTAAGCAGTTTTTCTTGCGCCCATGTGACCTCCAAATACTGAACAGTGAGCTAACTTCAGAACTTCAAATCTACGTTTCATGGGCAAAACTAGCTGAGCAACGAAGTcccctaaaactttttctttgtgaaataaaaatttattatggaaataaaatctcCGGActtttcattttcacattttctagcatattctaAATCTGGACAATCCACctaatctttaagaaattcgtcTTTACTTCATAGTTCTTtagtattttattctgaattttccaCAGAAAATGCCTTTATTTCTTCAATACCCAAGACTGGGTTGTCATCACTTGTTTCATCGAcgatttctctatttttaattttcttcggTTCTGTGTTCTTTTCGGAAATAATTAACCCTGCAACTTGTCTCTTATTTCTGGGGGCAACAGTACATCATCCACCAGAGTAGGAGCAACTACACACAACACTTCTTGTTGAATCATATTCCCGTCTTTGCCAACGATGATACCCATTGGAATATTGACAAGAGAACATTTCTCTGCTGAactaaaaatgcctttttatataaattgaagcctTATCTTCAATAGGAAAATCAGTCAATAGCTCTCTTCTGACTACAGTTATTTCAGTGTCAGAATCAATTAAAGCTGTTGCAGGCTTTCCATTCACACTTTTACGTATCTTTTCTAGATTACAAAGACCTTTATCAAGAGAAAGTCGTCTGTGAGACATCACTTTAGCCACTACTGCCGTTTTCTTAGTGACCGGTTCTGGGTCCACGACTGTTCTGTGAACATTTGCTTTTCATCTACTATCTTGATCTGAGTCCGTCTTTAAAAGTTTGGGACATGATTTCTGTACATGACCATCCTCTCCACAGAAATATCAGGTAAACTTTGGACGGTTTTTCGGTTAGTATCGATTCCGTGTAAATCCTTATCTTGCTTCGTCTGTTTAAGGATACCATTATAGTCCCTGTTATCACGGCTAAAGGCTTTACTTCTAGCATTTACTTGTTGATGAGTCTTGGGATTTGAATTCGATGGTCACTGATAAGTTTTTCGGACACGTACTCGTCTAGCTTGTCCGCTAAATCTTGGGGTTTGACTATTGTCCTCCACACGTCAACAAAATAGTCACGAACCTCTTGTAGAACTCTCTTTTTTACTTGATCCGTAATAATCAAATCTTTAAGTCCCTCCAAATCCATGACATTCAAAGCACTTATCCAGCcttgaaagtaatttgtaacttcaTAAACGAAATATTTCCAACTCTTCTCTGGGCTTCTTTGGTGCTGAACAAATTTCTGGCGGAAGCCTTcagcattcaatttaaatttcttcatcaaGATTTCCTTTACatgttcaaaattgaaaaattattctggaATTCTTGCGATCAGTTCCACTATCTCTGCAGGCATGAGAGGTATTAAACATGACACCCAGTTTCCCTTATCAATTTTCAGTCTCTTGAATTGTCTCTCAAACAATGACATATATAAGACaaggtcactttttttttttttttttttgtagaattttggcATAGACTTGGAAATTTCAATCTGCGGATTGATATGATATTGTCCACCACTAGCTTACACTAGCATTAGATGCAGCCATTCctgcttctattttttcttttccaaatcaAATTCCATCTCCATCTGCAACTTCGACTTACTCTCTTGTTTCTTTCTTGTAGAGATTATTGTTTCTAGTaaagttttgacaaattcttcttcatataCCTGACTGCCAGTTATTAATGATTTTAGCCCATATACCGTCATATCAGATTTATGTTTCTCTCCCATTTCAGTTGCCAACACTATAAGATCACACTTGATACCCTTTGCCAAAAACcccattataaaataataattctgacccgaaaatagaaatttactctgtttcttttaaattatacaaatgtttttttttaaacacgcAACAAGAATTCTGTTACTGCGGAGATTCTcattacaatattgaaaaatattcaaaataaaataaagtaaaaataataataattgctaacaaaattatcttgataatttttaaattcataaaaaaattattttaacaatctaaaatttaaatacatgtcCCAAACaacttttgctttatttaaaaatatttcttaaaatattaaacataaaatgttttatgcatttgcGACACACTTTTTATAATCTAACACAAATTAACTTTTGTTGTCTTTCTATtctacaacaataaaatataacctCTAGTACAACAGTTCCTttatacttatatcaataaaaaagaaaatgcaaaagtaataaatcttccattaataaagatcattcatattaaaatattaaaccagaATTATTTGTTTGAGCTATAGTCAAATGTTACGCAACAATTGCTAAAAGAATTTAGTacataaacaatcataaaatgaagagagtattAGAATGCTTTCCCAAATAacagcaaatattattaattcaaagaaatatccgtttaataaaaaaaaaacacaaatggcatgaattagatgataaaaaaaccCATAAATCTACTCTTTCCTTTTACtgatttcttgttttcttttttttaactgccgTCAACATGATTCATAAAACAGGAATGAAGTAACTATCCAGAACACCGGAAATACGAATACCAttcagaaaagtattattttaaaaatatctttcggTCGGAATCGAAGCGAAAGTTTtactggtaattatttttcagctagaatatagaattattaagcataaaatacaattaaacaaatcacttatttaagacaacaatcaaaataaattctttaatgtccagaatatctgaaaaaagaacataaatatcaaaacgTGAAACAAAACCTCGTAGagcttattattatatttccaaagaattaatTCGTTGCAATGTTTATTGAACAAtgactttattatatatttttaaaaatatcaaaagaacatcagtcttattcttataaaaatatagaatttattacaaaatgatatCAATTATTTATGACAGCATTCACCCTTTCAAAACGAAACGATAGTGTCAACAGTTGTTCACCTCAtttcttgatagaaataaatatttaacatagcatgtcttattattatttctctaaaaggtacaataatcacctttctctttttttttattttactgacgtaaaatatatttaatcatcgtAACCACTGACGCGGTATTATCACTGACTTAACATATAAAATGACAAATTCCTGGAGGAACAAagtataaacaataataatttaatacttgttTGTGCTGTAAAGATATATTACCAACATGTTAGAAAATTTGGATATCATTGACGTGATACTTAAGTCTATATTCCTGGCGGAACAAAATCACTGGtgtgatacaacaaattatattcctgacggaacaaaatcactggcgtaatacaacaaattatattcctgacggaacaaaactaTATCTTTACGCGCAGTCAGTAAACATTTAGCTTAACCGAGTTCCTTTGGCTACTGCCGTAACTTCCCTCATCACATACCTGGATTCAATGGGTTACCTCGATTTCCATCTGGATTAACTGGAAAGATAATAGACACCTTCATTAGTCCAGATCCCGTTCGCTGCCACCAagatgtcggcgctgccgagctttctCAATTTTGATTTCTCCTCTGGAAAGATAAGTAAGGCAGAGACTGCCCTTTTCATTAGCAAatgtaaactaaaataattagtatgacaccaaatttaatttttttaacaatatttaattgacATTCACTTAGGAAGACACATAGCATACAAgaacaatataatgaaattttttacaagaaCATCATCGAGCTCCAAACATCAATCTTTTCTCCGTGCACCGTCTCTCCCCTCGTTcaactcttcccttcagttcgttttctgattATCATCATTCGCAGAGCCCTCACACGCCGCCCCTAAGAGAAAAACTGGTCTTCAAACGACAAAAGTTTTTCTCCGATTCATTTGGGCAAAGTTCTGAACATATatggaaaaataactaaacaaaataagaacatctcatacatatattgaaataacaatgaaagttccgaatatatatatgaaaaataattacacgAAATAAAGACatagcatacatatattaaataaaagtgaatgcatataaagaaaataactaaacGGCATAAGAATATAGCGTACAtatgttgatataaaaaaaatgaacaaaacaaacATTAACACAATGGATGTtgagaactaattttaacaaAGTAAAAGAACCAATGTTTAGTTTGCAGATGAGATAAAGTATCACCATCTTTGTTTAAGATTCCAGGACGATGAGTAATTTTGTAACTCCATCGTTGCAAAGCCAATGCCCACCTAATAAACTTAGGACTTTTGGgagtttttttcaattaagtattttaacgGATTATGATCATTTACGACTTCTACCGTAGTTCCATGCAAcaatttatcaatttctttaaatccAAACAAGATGGCATAAGCTTCCTTTTCAATGGATggccaattttttttcagttttattaagtttttggcttacaaatgcgattggtttattattttcctttccaTCTCTTTGGGTTAGAGAACAACCAACTGCATAATCAGAAGCAGAAGCTgaataaatttcgaaaagtttACCAAAATCAGGAGCATTTAACGTTGTTGCATCACATAAAGCTTTCTTCAACCTAAAAAACGATTCTTCTTCGCGTTTTCCCCAATTTACatctcctgatttttttttcttcctttggtTACCTCAGTTAGAGGGGTTGCGATTTCCGcataattaggaatatatgaTCGATAAAATCCCATTAGTCCTAACACAGATCTTACTTCATTTTTTGTCTGTGGCCTTTCTAGCCGTTTTATTGCCGCAATGTTTTCCTCTTTTAGGGCATGCTTACCACCTCCTATCTTATGACCTAAAAATAGTAGTTCTCGGGCTGCGAAAgtgcattttgttaaattttacagaaaaccccGTCATTTCTAATTCTTGCAATGCATTTCTCAAATGAATTAAATGGTCGCTCCATGTTTTGGAGTACACAATTATATCGTCAATGTAAGCTTGAGCATAACTAGAATTGTTTCGAAGAAcactattcattatattttggaaTGTACCCGATGCTTCCGATAAACCAAAAGGCATTACCTTCCACTGATATACTCCGTTATGAGTAGAAAAAACTGTTACAATTTTGTTcccatcattcattttaattttgtaatatccCTTTAATAAATCTAGACAAGATAACCATGGAGCCATCCCCGcagtaaaaactaattcttgtgtATCTTTCATGGGGTAATTAGGAACTTTTGTTACAGCATTAAGGGCTCTATAGTCAATACACATTCGAATGGATGCGTCCTTCTTTGCCACACATACTATAGGATATGTAATGTCTGAATTCGAAGTTTCAATCAAGTCTAAGTCCAACAGTTCTTTCATTTGTCTGTCCACCTCTGTTCTATAAGACATTTGACACTGAAGGAATGCGGTTTCGGTCTAGCAATAATATTGAGCAAAAGTTCAATCACATGCATCCCGATTGCAACAGGTTGCACTGGTCTCTTGGATAGGGGTTCAGATTGTTTTAATAATGTCTCTTCTCCTTGCTGCGTAGCTAAGTCAGGTGAGGCTATGGATTTTACTTCCTGCCAAAAGGAGTCTTCTTTCAATGGAGTATTTCCGACGTCACCAAATTCTTCCTCCCCTTCAAATATGACGTTCACACATCCGGAGCTAGcaataaattctctcattttattttgatgcacatgCCTCAGACTATCATCAGGCATCttaagtaaaaatgaatgttcattcttTCGTGATTCGATGCTACATAGACCTTGCCATCTAGTTAAAAGTTTGTTTCTTGAATCAGGTAATAGAACAATTACCTTGTCTCCTGGATTAAAGACTTTCTTCGTAGATCTCAAATTGTAATAACGGGTCATTCTTTTTTGCTGtactgttgaaatcaattttgctttctcaACTGCGTCTTCTACATGCTTCTTAAGCTTTTCCATGTAAAGAAGTACTGGAGTAGTATCCAACTGAAACCTCCTTCATCTGCCACCCAAGTGTCCCTCAGAATAGATAAAGGTCCTTCTGGTTTTCTTCCATATGACAACTGAAAAAGTGCTACGCCGGTCGTGCTGTTGGGGACTTCCCGATAGTCTCACAAAATGAACTGTAATTTTGTATGCTATGTATGTGGCTCTTTCAAAATGACATTTTGTAGCATGTGCTTTAACGTCTGATTAAATCTTTCTACCAGCCCATTCGACTCTGGATGCAATGGTGTCGAAAATCGTGGGCTGGAtgcctttcttttttcaaactcttgtgTCAAACTAGCATTGAAATTAGTCCCATTGTCTGATGCCATTATATTAGGCATACCTGTCCGCATGAAGATGGTTAACAGTGCTTCACATGTAGCTTTGGCAGCTAAACTGGTTAGTGGTACTACCTCAGCCCATCTCGTGTGTTCATCAActagatataatatatatctgtgaCCTTTTGCACTCGGCGGATCTATAGGTCCAATGATGTCGATGTTTACAACTTGGAATGGCAATTCTGGTCTTGCCACAGGAGTAATTGGTACTCTGTCCTTTTGA
It encodes:
- the LOC129962510 gene encoding uncharacterized protein K02A2.6-like, producing MGIIVGKDGNMIQQEVLCVVAPTLVDDVLLPPEIRDKLQDVIAFCQQCKECQLAKRINQKDRVPITPVARPELPFQVVNIDIIGPIDPPSAKGHRYILYLVDEHTRWAEVVPLTSLAAKATCEALLTIFMRTGMPNIMASDNGTNFNASLTQEFEKRKASSPRFSTPLHPESNGLVERFNQTLKHMLQNVILKEPHT